A single Sulfurimonas aquatica DNA region contains:
- the tgt gene encoding tRNA guanosine(34) transglycosylase Tgt — protein MQFTLEARSKNARAATIKTAHSTIKTPVFMPVGTIGSVKSLDAEDVLNLLGAEIILANTYHMYLRPGDKVVAKMGKLHNFTKYPKSFLTDSGGFQAFSLSDISKPMENGIEFRSHIDGSKHFFTPKKVIDIQTNLGSDIMMILDDLVALPATQERIKVSIERTTAWAQESIDYFRSQQAKGICVDQNIFAIIQGGTDKAFRKKSATELCAMDYDGFAIGGLSVGELNKEMYDTVEHTVQYMPEDKPRYLMGVGTPEDLIENIERGVDMFDCVMPTRNARNGTLFTSFGRINIKGAKFKEDTSPIDEECQCLTCKTYSRAYISHLFRSKELTYFRLATIHNLHYYLNLMREVRAAILEDKFAEFKEEFYRKRS, from the coding sequence ATGCAATTCACTCTAGAAGCTAGATCAAAAAATGCTCGTGCAGCAACTATTAAAACAGCACACTCAACTATAAAAACGCCAGTCTTTATGCCTGTTGGCACTATTGGTAGCGTTAAGTCACTTGACGCTGAAGACGTGTTAAATCTTTTAGGGGCGGAGATAATATTAGCAAACACTTATCATATGTATCTTCGTCCTGGCGATAAAGTAGTTGCTAAGATGGGCAAACTTCATAACTTCACAAAGTACCCAAAAAGTTTTTTAACAGATAGTGGTGGTTTTCAAGCATTTTCTCTCTCTGACATATCTAAGCCGATGGAAAATGGTATAGAGTTTCGCTCGCACATTGATGGAAGTAAACACTTTTTTACGCCAAAAAAAGTTATAGATATTCAGACAAATCTAGGTTCCGACATCATGATGATTTTGGATGACTTAGTAGCACTTCCTGCAACACAAGAACGCATTAAAGTATCTATTGAACGTACAACTGCTTGGGCGCAAGAGTCTATTGATTATTTTCGTTCTCAACAAGCAAAAGGTATATGTGTAGATCAAAATATATTTGCCATCATTCAAGGTGGAACTGACAAGGCCTTTCGTAAAAAAAGTGCTACAGAGTTATGTGCTATGGATTATGATGGTTTTGCCATTGGTGGACTATCAGTTGGAGAGTTAAACAAGGAAATGTACGACACAGTTGAGCATACCGTACAGTACATGCCAGAAGATAAACCGCGTTATTTAATGGGCGTAGGAACGCCTGAAGATTTGATAGAAAATATTGAACGCGGAGTAGATATGTTTGACTGCGTTATGCCAACTAGAAACGCAAGAAATGGGACTCTGTTTACTTCATTTGGTCGTATCAACATTAAAGGTGCTAAATTTAAAGAAGACACTTCACCAATTGATGAGGAGTGTCAATGTCTTACATGTAAAACATACTCACGTGCATACATAAGCCATCTCTTTCGCTCAAAAGAGTTGACATACTTCAGACTTGCAACTATTCATAATTTACACTATTACTTAAATCTCATGAGAGAAGTTAGAGCTGCTATTTTAGAAGATAAGTTTGCTGAGTTTAAAGAGGAATTTTATAGAAAAAGAAGCTAG
- a CDS encoding response regulator, which produces MKIIILDDSATIRMIIEAHLEDLGVNENEIFSFENGFKALEFIYMNGADIVFTDINMPGLNGYEFAQMLYIRFPRLKNAMFAISGDENKESYMKMKEIGIHRFLKKPINAEHFEHFMKPEILKRKAAEKESQN; this is translated from the coding sequence ATGAAGATAATAATACTAGATGATTCCGCTACTATTAGAATGATAATCGAGGCACACCTTGAAGATTTAGGTGTTAATGAAAATGAGATATTTTCATTTGAAAATGGCTTCAAAGCTTTAGAATTTATCTACATGAATGGTGCTGATATAGTCTTTACTGACATTAATATGCCAGGCTTAAATGGTTATGAATTTGCACAGATGCTCTATATTCGTTTTCCAAGATTAAAAAATGCGATGTTTGCCATTAGTGGTGATGAAAATAAAGAAAGCTATATGAAAATGAAAGAGATAGGTATTCACAGGTTTTTAAAAAAACCAATAAACGCGGAACACTTTGAACACTTCATGAAACCGGAAATATTAAAACGTAAAGCCGCAGAAAAAGAGTCTCAAAACTAG
- the dnaE gene encoding DNA polymerase III subunit alpha, which yields MSAQPFTHLHLHTEYSLLDGANKLTNLVTRVKELGMTSVAMTDHGNMFGAIDFYQQMSAAGIKPIIGMEGYIHNGDTLGDKSTKQRFHICLYAKNKKGYENLMYLSSKAFIEGFYYFPRINKKELREHSEGLICTSACLQGEVNWHLNLQNERNVKNGALGYDGALAVAREYQDIFGDDFYLELMRHGIGDQLFIDDQILKISRETGIKVVATNDTHYTFPNDAQYHEAFMCIGMNKLYDDPNRMRHSVHEFYLKSPEQMARIFADIPEAIEHTQEIVNKVEDFALTVKEPIPPNFKFTPEYAAKDGLIIDHADDAPLPADATEKDKKTWFSAIDKNDAEYFTFCCKRGLENRLKIVPQERHQEYRERLEFEMDIINSMKFPGYMLIVWDFVKVAKEMGIAVGPGRGSAAGSLVAFSLDITDIDPMKYDLLFERFLNPERVSMPDIDMDFMQARRGEVIDYVVEKYGRNQVAQIITFGSLLAKGVIRDVARVLDMPLSQADKMAKLIPDELGITLNGKEKKGEFIDGAFQKEPKIQELISEDANAKRVWEFAKKLEGLKRNSGIHAAGVVISNEELWYKTPIYKPSGETTFVTQYSLNYLEDVDLIKFDFLGLKTLDVIDNAIKLIKRRYDKDVVWHEIDENDPRVYEVIRTGETVGMFQIESSGMQDLNRRLKPDNFEDLIAVLALYRPGPMESGMLDSFIERKHGREAIEYTFDVMKPILENTYGVIVYQEQVMQIVQHVGGFSLGYSDIIRRAMGKKKDMATYNAEFSEGAAKQGHPYQEASKLFDLIEKFAGYGFNKSHSAAYAMVTFQTAWLKTYYPNEFMAALLTSDKDNTEKVVRYIDEVKRMGIELSPPDVNDSYLEFSATTKEDRDIILFGLGAIKGVGKSAVISIIETREEDGEFTSIENFVNRIDPSKVNKRFVESSIKSGGFDRFGYSRKALLDQIDLIVETAKKASDARKNAVGSLFGDDEEITNVKLVLKNSDEYELKEILEFEKDTLGFYVSGHPMDNFRSEMDELNYTMSSELESVKDGSQAIFIGKVEGVVTKISKKGHQFGIIDLMDFHGNMEIMLFSDKLEKLSQMDKEEPIAFKGRITHTDFGPRINVSKIMTLKEAKKETKKVKKEVQEKPPEPISLSVRLDSDIEVLEKLYALIRQNPGNRPLSITIISKLHNVVLDSAIRVDSKIIAALDGNESVDIIGM from the coding sequence TTGAGTGCACAACCCTTCACCCATTTACATCTTCATACCGAATATTCACTCCTCGATGGAGCCAACAAACTAACTAACCTTGTTACAAGAGTTAAAGAGCTTGGAATGACTTCTGTCGCTATGACTGACCATGGAAATATGTTCGGCGCCATAGACTTTTATCAGCAGATGAGTGCTGCTGGAATTAAGCCTATTATAGGGATGGAAGGATATATTCATAATGGTGACACCTTAGGCGATAAGAGCACAAAACAGCGTTTTCATATCTGTTTGTATGCTAAAAATAAGAAGGGCTACGAGAACCTTATGTATCTCTCTTCTAAAGCGTTTATCGAGGGATTTTACTACTTCCCACGTATCAATAAAAAAGAGCTTCGAGAACATAGTGAAGGACTTATCTGTACCTCTGCTTGTCTTCAAGGGGAAGTGAACTGGCACTTAAATCTTCAAAATGAGCGAAACGTCAAAAATGGCGCCTTGGGTTATGATGGAGCGCTTGCAGTGGCGCGAGAGTATCAAGATATATTTGGAGATGATTTTTATCTTGAACTGATGCGTCATGGAATAGGGGATCAACTTTTTATAGATGATCAGATTTTGAAAATATCACGCGAGACTGGCATAAAAGTTGTCGCAACAAATGACACTCACTATACCTTTCCAAACGACGCGCAGTATCATGAGGCGTTTATGTGTATTGGGATGAATAAACTCTATGACGATCCAAATCGCATGCGTCACTCCGTACATGAGTTTTATCTCAAGTCTCCAGAGCAGATGGCTAGAATCTTCGCTGATATTCCTGAGGCGATAGAACATACTCAAGAGATTGTAAATAAAGTAGAAGATTTTGCCCTTACGGTAAAAGAGCCAATTCCGCCTAACTTTAAATTTACTCCAGAATATGCCGCAAAAGATGGTTTAATAATAGACCATGCCGATGACGCTCCTCTGCCAGCGGACGCAACTGAAAAAGATAAAAAAACATGGTTTTCCGCTATAGATAAAAATGATGCGGAGTACTTTACGTTTTGCTGTAAACGCGGACTTGAAAACCGTCTTAAAATAGTTCCCCAAGAGCGCCATCAGGAGTATCGTGAGCGTTTAGAGTTTGAGATGGATATCATCAACTCTATGAAGTTCCCTGGCTATATGCTTATCGTTTGGGATTTTGTTAAGGTCGCAAAAGAGATGGGCATAGCTGTTGGGCCGGGACGTGGCTCCGCAGCTGGTAGTCTTGTTGCTTTTTCACTCGATATCACCGATATTGACCCGATGAAGTATGATCTGCTCTTTGAGCGTTTTTTAAATCCTGAACGTGTAAGTATGCCCGATATCGATATGGACTTTATGCAAGCTCGTCGTGGGGAAGTTATAGACTATGTTGTTGAAAAATATGGCCGTAATCAAGTTGCTCAAATCATAACCTTTGGATCACTCCTAGCTAAGGGAGTTATCCGTGATGTTGCTCGCGTTTTAGACATGCCGCTCTCTCAAGCAGATAAGATGGCAAAGCTTATTCCTGATGAACTGGGAATCACTTTAAATGGCAAAGAGAAAAAAGGTGAGTTTATTGATGGAGCTTTTCAAAAAGAGCCAAAGATACAAGAGTTAATAAGTGAAGACGCAAACGCTAAAAGGGTTTGGGAGTTTGCAAAAAAACTAGAAGGTCTTAAACGCAACTCTGGTATTCATGCCGCTGGCGTTGTAATATCCAATGAAGAGCTATGGTATAAAACGCCAATCTATAAACCATCGGGTGAGACGACTTTTGTAACGCAGTACTCCCTAAACTATCTCGAAGATGTTGATCTTATCAAGTTTGACTTCCTAGGGCTGAAGACTCTTGACGTAATCGATAACGCCATAAAGCTTATCAAACGCCGTTACGACAAAGACGTGGTATGGCATGAGATAGATGAGAACGACCCTCGCGTTTATGAGGTTATACGTACCGGTGAGACTGTTGGAATGTTTCAGATAGAGTCCTCGGGTATGCAAGATCTAAATCGTCGTCTTAAACCAGATAATTTTGAGGACTTGATTGCGGTCTTGGCACTCTATAGACCAGGACCGATGGAGTCTGGAATGCTTGATAGTTTCATCGAACGTAAGCATGGTCGTGAAGCTATTGAATACACGTTTGACGTAATGAAGCCAATCCTTGAAAATACCTATGGAGTCATCGTTTACCAAGAGCAAGTTATGCAGATTGTTCAGCACGTTGGCGGTTTCTCTCTTGGTTACTCAGACATTATTCGTCGTGCCATGGGTAAGAAAAAAGATATGGCAACTTATAATGCGGAGTTTAGTGAGGGTGCAGCGAAGCAGGGACATCCTTATCAAGAGGCAAGTAAATTATTTGACTTGATTGAAAAGTTTGCAGGGTATGGTTTTAATAAATCTCACTCAGCGGCTTACGCAATGGTTACGTTTCAAACGGCATGGCTCAAGACTTACTATCCAAATGAGTTTATGGCGGCGCTTTTAACGTCAGATAAAGACAACACCGAAAAAGTCGTGCGTTACATAGATGAAGTTAAAAGAATGGGAATAGAGCTCTCACCACCTGACGTTAACGACTCATACCTAGAGTTCTCAGCAACTACTAAAGAAGATAGAGACATCATTCTATTTGGTTTGGGTGCTATTAAAGGCGTTGGAAAATCAGCTGTTATTTCTATTATAGAAACGCGAGAAGAGGATGGTGAGTTTACATCGATAGAGAACTTTGTAAATAGAATAGACCCTTCAAAAGTAAATAAACGCTTCGTAGAGTCAAGTATAAAGTCAGGTGGATTTGATAGATTTGGCTACTCTAGAAAAGCCTTGCTTGATCAGATTGACCTTATAGTAGAGACTGCTAAAAAAGCATCTGACGCAAGAAAAAACGCTGTTGGATCTTTATTTGGAGACGATGAAGAGATTACAAACGTTAAACTAGTTCTTAAAAACTCGGATGAGTATGAACTTAAAGAGATTTTGGAATTTGAAAAAGATACCTTAGGTTTTTACGTTTCAGGTCACCCTATGGATAATTTTCGCTCAGAAATGGATGAGTTGAACTACACAATGAGTTCAGAGTTAGAGAGCGTTAAAGATGGCTCTCAAGCTATTTTTATAGGAAAAGTTGAAGGTGTCGTTACTAAAATCTCTAAAAAAGGACATCAGTTTGGAATAATAGACTTGATGGACTTCCATGGAAATATGGAAATTATGCTTTTCTCAGATAAACTAGAAAAACTATCACAGATGGATAAAGAGGAACCTATCGCGTTTAAAGGTAGGATAACTCATACGGACTTTGGTCCAAGAATTAACGTGAGTAAGATTATGACGCTTAAAGAGGCGAAAAAAGAGACAAAAAAAGTTAAAAAAGAGGTACAAGAAAAACCACCTGAACCAATTAGTCTCTCTGTGCGTTTAGACTCTGATATAGAAGTTTTAGAAAAACTCTATGCTCTTATCAGACAAAATCCAGGTAATCGACCTCTTAGCATTACCATTATCTCAAAACTACATAACGTAGTGCTTGATTCTGCCATTAGAGTAGATAGTAAAATTATTGCAGCGCTTGATGGAAATGAGTCTGTAGATATTATAGGAATGTAA
- a CDS encoding M18 family aminopeptidase, translating into MNKEDFNEGLIGFLNASPTPFHATKNMSMMFENAGFKRLIEKEKWELQEGQKYYVTRNDSSVIAFTYPKKEKNYVMVGAHTDSPNLKLKPNPIIKEHGVVKFGVEPYGGLLLNPWFDRDLSLAGKVSYLDANDEIQETLIDVKKSIATIPSLAIHLDEMANKERTVNKQTDISPVLTTDDDFEFDEFIKWQLSKLDILDVKALYASELSFYDTQDASFVGLHDDFIASARLDNLLSCYVGMLSICSVEADKPMLFIASDHEEVGSDSSSGAGGSFLENTLKRMFSDYDEYMNMIRTSILISADNAHAIHPNYPSKHDKEHAPKINAGVVIKINANQRYASNSTTISRFMNSASLLDEKLQNFVTRSDMGCGSTIGPITATRLGIETIDVGLPTLGMHSIRELCGRDDAHSLYKILVAFKN; encoded by the coding sequence ATGAATAAAGAAGATTTCAACGAAGGACTAATAGGCTTTTTAAATGCCTCGCCAACGCCATTTCACGCAACAAAAAATATGAGTATGATGTTTGAAAACGCTGGTTTTAAAAGACTGATAGAGAAAGAAAAATGGGAGTTGCAAGAGGGTCAAAAGTACTATGTGACTCGAAATGACTCTTCGGTTATCGCGTTTACTTATCCTAAAAAAGAGAAAAACTACGTGATGGTTGGCGCTCATACTGATTCGCCTAATCTTAAACTAAAGCCAAATCCAATCATTAAAGAGCATGGAGTTGTAAAGTTTGGAGTTGAGCCTTATGGCGGACTTCTTTTAAATCCATGGTTTGATAGAGATCTCTCTCTTGCTGGAAAAGTTTCCTACTTAGATGCAAATGATGAAATTCAAGAGACTCTTATAGACGTAAAAAAATCTATAGCCACCATTCCTTCTTTGGCTATTCACCTTGATGAAATGGCAAATAAAGAGAGAACGGTAAATAAGCAGACAGATATATCACCAGTATTGACAACTGATGACGACTTTGAGTTTGATGAGTTTATAAAATGGCAGTTAAGTAAGCTTGACATCTTGGACGTAAAAGCTCTCTATGCCTCTGAACTTAGTTTTTATGACACGCAAGATGCTTCGTTTGTTGGTCTACATGATGACTTTATAGCAAGCGCTAGACTTGACAATCTTCTTAGTTGTTATGTTGGGATGCTTAGTATATGTAGCGTAGAAGCAGATAAGCCAATGCTTTTTATAGCAAGCGATCATGAAGAAGTAGGAAGCGATTCAAGCAGTGGCGCAGGTGGAAGCTTTTTAGAAAACACTCTCAAACGCATGTTCAGTGATTATGACGAGTATATGAACATGATTCGTACATCTATTTTAATCAGTGCGGATAACGCTCACGCAATCCATCCAAACTATCCAAGCAAGCATGATAAAGAACATGCTCCAAAGATAAACGCAGGCGTCGTTATTAAAATAAACGCAAACCAAAGATATGCTTCAAACTCTACAACGATATCACGCTTTATGAACTCTGCATCACTTTTAGATGAAAAACTTCAAAACTTTGTAACAAGAAGCGATATGGGTTGTGGATCTACAATTGGACCGATTACTGCGACAAGATTAGGAATAGAAACTATAGACGTTGGTCTTCCTACACTTGGAATGCACTCTATTCGTGAGTTGTGTGGAAGAGATGACGCACACTCACTTTATAAGATACTCGTGGCGTTTAAAAACTAA
- the efp gene encoding elongation factor P produces the protein MATIGMSDIKKGVRLIVGEVPYKIVEFQHVKPGKGAAFVRMKMKSFLNGKVVEKTVHAGDKFEVPIIDFKTMQYLYDDGEMYQFMDNETYDQLGLEYDACDDAAKWLKDGTNVEMIFFRDQAISVQPPETMELIITETPPNFKGDTSSGSKKPATLETGAVVQVPYHVLEGDLIKVNTADCEFLGKVK, from the coding sequence ATGGCAACTATCGGAATGAGTGATATCAAAAAAGGTGTACGTTTAATCGTAGGCGAAGTACCATACAAAATCGTAGAATTTCAACATGTAAAACCAGGTAAAGGTGCAGCATTTGTACGTATGAAAATGAAGAGTTTTTTAAACGGTAAAGTGGTTGAAAAAACTGTTCATGCTGGAGATAAGTTTGAAGTGCCTATAATTGACTTTAAAACTATGCAGTATCTTTACGATGATGGTGAAATGTACCAATTCATGGATAATGAAACATACGACCAGTTAGGTCTTGAGTATGATGCATGCGATGATGCGGCTAAATGGTTAAAAGACGGAACAAACGTAGAGATGATCTTCTTTAGAGATCAAGCTATCTCAGTACAACCGCCAGAGACTATGGAACTTATCATTACTGAAACACCACCAAACTTTAAAGGTGATACTTCAAGTGGAAGTAAAAAACCAGCTACGCTTGAGACTGGTGCTGTTGTACAAGTACCTTACCATGTTTTAGAGGGTGATCTCATAAAAGTAAATACCGCAGATTGTGAGTTTTTAGGAAAAGTTAAATAA
- a CDS encoding sensor histidine kinase, with protein MSSLTHEELNLLIEQTYKVEKEFNELKSSYAHLQDTVEKVVEFLPNAVWIVNSDDTVFLQNSKARELWELLKLLEFRSDNYEIKFNTNSYLIRSSSYKDKIMLSATDITEQKRKENLATMGQMAAHLSHEIRNPIGSIALLSSTLKKRVIPENIPIVDEIQKSVCRIERIIKATLMFSKGVEANKKKFTWNELRESIDMSVEYYAYSKDIEFIYPSKNFTLNADKDLLDMLFSNFIVNAIDAIELDESDEGTIEITYDENKKYHIFYVYDTGVDIEDKKDLFEAFKSTKVKGNGLGLVLSRQIAEAHGGDVRLLDGDKKCFEIKLSK; from the coding sequence ATGTCATCTCTTACGCATGAAGAGTTAAACCTTCTTATAGAGCAGACCTATAAGGTTGAAAAGGAGTTTAATGAGCTCAAGTCATCTTATGCGCACCTTCAAGACACTGTAGAAAAAGTAGTTGAGTTTCTACCAAATGCCGTCTGGATAGTTAACAGCGATGATACGGTTTTTTTACAAAATTCAAAAGCAAGAGAGTTATGGGAACTTTTAAAACTTTTAGAGTTTAGAAGTGATAACTATGAGATAAAGTTTAACACTAATTCTTATCTTATTCGAAGCTCATCTTACAAAGACAAAATTATGCTTAGCGCTACAGACATTACAGAGCAAAAACGCAAAGAGAACCTTGCTACTATGGGACAAATGGCGGCGCATCTCTCTCATGAAATTAGAAATCCAATAGGTTCCATAGCGCTACTTAGCTCAACTCTTAAAAAACGCGTGATTCCTGAAAATATTCCTATAGTCGATGAGATACAAAAGTCAGTATGCAGAATAGAACGTATCATTAAAGCCACTCTTATGTTTTCAAAAGGTGTAGAAGCGAACAAAAAAAAGTTTACTTGGAATGAACTCAGAGAATCTATTGATATGTCCGTTGAATATTACGCATACTCAAAAGATATCGAGTTTATATATCCATCAAAAAACTTTACGCTAAACGCGGATAAAGACCTACTTGATATGCTTTTTTCTAACTTTATAGTAAACGCCATAGACGCAATTGAACTTGATGAGAGTGATGAAGGTACAATTGAGATTACCTATGATGAAAATAAAAAGTATCATATATTTTATGTTTACGATACGGGTGTAGATATTGAAGATAAAAAAGATCTCTTTGAAGCGTTTAAGAGTACAAAAGTTAAGGGTAATGGACTTGGACTTGTCCTCTCAAGACAGATAGCAGAGGCTCATGGAGGAGATGTAAGACTCCTCGATGGTGATAAAAAATGTTTTGAGATTAAATTATCTAAATAA
- a CDS encoding amidohydrolase family protein — protein MVISNAVVCDVNGEKEVDVLIENGLITKIGHNLESDEILDAKGAYLLPSLVDTNVRVLDSQLNAKNILAISEEAKHGGVGHIILNADSTPAIDNEVVLEFAQHGISGVDGVKIDLMLNALKEDMTLSNIAILLKKGVVAPFMSTIAKNNIAIKIAEYAKMYDVTIFCKAEDNSLINAGVMLDGDVSSKLGLAGIPELSEVLHVSRMIEIAKYFDIKILFKAIASPRSVELIAKAKKEGVKVSCEVSIHHIINSDEACEGFNTMAKLDPPLACHEDMLKLQEALKNGDIDILTTLHQPSSPVNKEVAFYDAAYGCTGLAYALPLYYTKLVKSGLISMSELLQMTSRNPAQSIKLLAGSIEVGQKADLILFDTKVSEVLKDIGSLYNNQELSGLVSRVNVTI, from the coding sequence ATGGTTATATCAAATGCAGTTGTATGTGATGTTAACGGGGAAAAAGAAGTTGACGTTCTCATAGAAAATGGTCTTATAACAAAGATAGGTCACAATTTAGAATCGGATGAGATTTTAGACGCTAAGGGTGCTTATCTTCTTCCATCACTTGTAGATACAAATGTAAGAGTTCTCGACTCTCAATTAAACGCCAAAAATATACTAGCAATATCTGAGGAAGCTAAGCATGGTGGAGTAGGGCATATCATATTAAACGCAGATTCAACTCCCGCTATTGATAATGAAGTAGTTTTAGAGTTTGCGCAACATGGTATTAGTGGTGTAGACGGCGTGAAAATAGACCTCATGCTAAATGCCTTAAAAGAGGATATGACGCTCTCTAACATCGCGATACTTCTTAAAAAAGGTGTAGTCGCTCCTTTTATGAGCACCATTGCAAAAAATAACATCGCCATTAAAATTGCGGAGTATGCAAAGATGTACGATGTGACTATTTTTTGTAAGGCTGAAGACAACTCTTTAATAAACGCAGGAGTTATGCTCGATGGAGACGTTAGCTCAAAGCTAGGGCTAGCAGGCATACCTGAGCTTAGCGAAGTACTTCATGTCTCTCGTATGATAGAGATAGCTAAATATTTTGATATTAAGATACTCTTTAAAGCTATAGCGTCTCCGCGTTCAGTTGAGCTAATCGCAAAGGCTAAAAAAGAGGGTGTAAAAGTAAGCTGTGAAGTCTCTATTCATCATATTATAAACTCTGATGAGGCTTGTGAGGGATTTAACACAATGGCAAAACTTGACCCACCACTTGCTTGTCATGAAGATATGCTAAAACTTCAAGAAGCTCTTAAAAATGGAGATATAGATATTTTGACAACACTGCATCAACCATCTTCTCCAGTAAATAAAGAAGTGGCGTTTTATGATGCGGCATATGGTTGTACCGGCTTAGCTTATGCTCTTCCACTCTATTATACGAAACTTGTAAAATCGGGACTAATTAGTATGAGTGAATTACTTCAGATGACTTCTAGAAATCCTGCTCAGAGCATAAAACTTCTTGCGGGAAGTATTGAAGTGGGCCAAAAAGCTGATTTAATTCTTTTTGATACAAAAGTAAGTGAAGTCCTAAAAGATATAGGTTCACTCTATAACAATCAAGAGTTAAGTGGTCTTGTCTCTAGAGTTAATGTAACTATATAA
- the lpxB gene encoding lipid-A-disaccharide synthase, with translation MKILVSALEHSANVHLKSLKQELSSDVEFIGIFDSELGDSIIDLRALAIMGFVDAMKKLRFFFKLNTQMLELAKDVDKILLIDSSGFNLPLAKKIKKKYPHKEIIYYILPQAWAWKKKRIPILERTIDHLASILPFESDYYSKDAHIEYVGHPLLDQIKEFKQSINKDVKEVAFMPGSRKGEIKKLMPIFLELIDILDINATIIIPKHFSSQDIKELYGDIDGIKISNEPHKTLLESDFAFICSGTATLEAALIGVPFILSYVAKPLDYFIASRLVKIEYIGLSNIMFNQFKNSTLHPEFIQEDVTVNNLIQSFNEYDREEFFEKSKELRAYLKHGSSKRVAQIIED, from the coding sequence ATGAAGATTTTAGTATCTGCACTTGAGCACTCGGCAAACGTTCACCTTAAATCTTTAAAACAAGAACTCAGTAGTGATGTCGAGTTTATCGGTATATTTGACTCTGAACTTGGCGACTCCATCATTGACTTAAGAGCTTTAGCCATAATGGGTTTTGTAGATGCAATGAAAAAGCTTCGTTTCTTTTTTAAACTCAATACTCAGATGCTAGAACTTGCAAAAGACGTAGATAAGATTTTGCTCATAGACTCATCTGGTTTCAACCTTCCACTTGCAAAAAAAATAAAAAAGAAATACCCACATAAAGAGATAATCTACTACATTCTACCTCAAGCTTGGGCATGGAAGAAAAAACGCATACCTATACTTGAGAGGACTATAGACCATTTAGCTTCCATCTTACCTTTTGAGTCTGACTACTACTCTAAAGATGCTCATATAGAGTATGTAGGGCATCCTCTACTTGACCAAATAAAAGAGTTTAAACAATCAATCAATAAAGATGTAAAAGAAGTCGCGTTTATGCCAGGGAGTAGAAAGGGCGAGATAAAAAAACTGATGCCAATCTTTTTAGAACTTATAGATATTCTTGACATAAACGCCACTATCATCATTCCAAAGCATTTCAGCAGCCAAGATATAAAAGAGTTATATGGAGATATTGATGGGATTAAAATCTCCAATGAGCCACATAAAACACTTCTAGAGTCTGACTTTGCTTTTATATGCAGTGGTACAGCTACTCTTGAAGCAGCGCTTATTGGAGTGCCTTTTATTTTAAGCTATGTTGCTAAACCGCTAGATTATTTTATAGCTTCGCGTTTAGTAAAGATAGAGTACATAGGCCTAAGTAACATTATGTTTAATCAGTTTAAAAACAGTACCCTTCATCCTGAGTTTATACAAGAAGATGTAACTGTAAATAATTTGATTCAATCTTTTAATGAGTATGATCGAGAAGAGTTTTTTGAAAAGTCTAAGGAGCTTAGAGCCTATCTAAAACATGGTAGTTCTAAAAGAGTAGCTCAGATTATAGAGGATTAA